One part of the Lytechinus pictus isolate F3 Inbred chromosome 3, Lp3.0, whole genome shotgun sequence genome encodes these proteins:
- the LOC129255978 gene encoding ceramide kinase-like → MEKFDSDNEESSSSVDLQATFDIEKKPCDVRLSGQSITWWEASSTLGRHHQLHNHQCIQLNRIVGIRLKGPEKPSTPDGSHIITLTQMGQLFQVFTPSTHQPLFSFTVYVGRSSRHMKWKVQAVTFCSHDQELCLNWVDRIKTTLQQGNSRPKRLHVIVNPFGGKGKGQSIYESKVAPLFDLADIETSMTITEGPDHAKSLMQMMDLTGIDGIVSVGGDGTFADIVNGLLIRTQEKEGIDPNNPASVPVPLGLRVGIIPAGSTDVMAYDTTGVNDPVTSALQIILGFSLGLDVCSVHHNNSLLRYTVSFMGYGFLGDVLKESENYRWMGPSRYEFAGVKKYLRHQDYLGEVAFLPSKDEDNTPWDKRGCRIGCGVCSKRKTRNHHEARKKSDYIDSSDSSSKWRHVRGHFTAINAALVSGRCSRTVTGMSPAAHLGNGCLDLVLVRKCSRFDYLRHMLKLASSGNHFNFDFVEVHRAKAFKFRSLNTDLELAMAAEPSTLHDEQQTFSKGSPKRFGMYKAVRTSSVCSTSSWNMDGEVGEPPDIDVRVHCQLIKVFAQGPDTPDGEELLQQCCFCQSHNSDPYEIYSTQDNDITVADERPI, encoded by the exons ATGGAGAAATTTGACTCCGATAATGAAGAATCTAGTTCTTCTGTCGATCTGCAGGCGACGTTTGACATCGAGAAGAAACCCTGTGATGTGCGCCTCTCGGGCCAGTCGATTACGTGGTGGGAGGCATCCTCCACGCTGGGAAGGCATCATCAACTCC ACAATCACCAATGTATCCAGTTAAACCGTATTGTAGGGATTCGACTGAAGGGACCAGAGAAGCCTTCCACACCTGATGGAAGTCACATCATCACCTTGACTCAGATGGGTCAACTCTTTCAGGTGTTCACACCATCAACACATCAACCATTATTTAGCTTTACAG TATATGTTGGTAGGAGCAGTCGACACATGAAATGGAAAGTTCAAGCTGTCACATTCTGCTCCCATGATCAGGAGCTTTGTCTGAACTGGGTCGATAGAATAAAAACAACTCTCCAGCAAG GTAACAGCAGACCAAAGCGATTGCATGTAATAGTGAATCCATTTGGAGGTAAAGGAAAAGGACAGTCGATCTATGAGAGTAAGGTTGCGCCTCTATTTGACCTCGCTGATATCGAGACCAGTATGACAA tcACAGAAGGCCCCGATCATGCCAAGTCACTGATGCAAATGATGGACTTAACTGGAATTGATGG TATTGTATCTGTTGGTGGAGATGGTACGTTTGCTGATATTGTGAATGGATTATTAATAAGaacacaggaaaaggaagggatAGACCCCAACAACCCTGCCTCTGTACCGGTCCCTCTTGGTCTTAGAGTAGGCATCATACCAGCCG GTTCAACAGATGTGATGGCATATGATACGACAGGAGTTAACGATCCCGTCACATCTGCATTACAAATCATTCTAg GTTTCTCCCTCGGTCTAGATGTGTGTTCCGTCCATCACAACAACTCTCTCTTAAGATACACGGTCTCCTTCATGGGTTATGGCTTCCTGGGGGATGTCCTCAAGGAAAGTGAAAACTACAGGTGGATGGGACCCTCTAGATATGAATTTGCAG GAGTCAAGAAATACCTCAGACATCAAGACTATCTGGGAGAGGTTGCGTTCTTACCGTCAAAGGATGAAGATAATACACCGTGGGATAAGAGAGGGTGTAGGATAGG GTGTGGGGTTTGCTCAAAGAGAAAAACACGAAATCACCACGAAGCCCGCAAGAAATCTGATTACATTG ATTCTTCGGATTCGTCATCCAAGTGGCGGCATGTTAGAGGGCACTTCACAGCTATCAACGCTGCCCTCGTGAGTGGACGATGCTCCAGGACTGTGACTGGTATGTCCCCGGCTGCTCATCTAGGAAATGGCTGCCTTGATCTGGTTCTAGTGAGAAAATGTTCAAGGTTTGACTACCTCAGACACATGCTGAAGCTGGCTTCATCGGGCAATCAT TTCAACTTTGACTTTGTGGAGGTGCACCGCGCCAAGGCCTTCAAGTTCCGATCTCTCAACACCGATCTTGAGCTGGCCATGGCTGCCGAACCCTCGACCCTTCACGATGAACAGCAGACCTTCAGCAAGGGAAGCCCTAAGAGGTTTGGCATGTACAAGGCTGTCAGGACCAGTAGCGTCTGCAGCACCAGCTCATGGAATATGGACGGGGAGGTTGGGGAACCCCCTGATATAGATGTCAG GGTGCATTGTCAGTTAATCAAGGTGTTTGCCCAAGGGCCAGACACACCAGATGGTGAAGAGTTGCTTCAACAATGTTGCTTCTGTCAGTCTCACAACTCGGATCCCTATGAAATATATTCAACTCAGGACAATGATATCACCGTAGCTGATGAGAGGCCAATATGA